Within the uncultured Draconibacterium sp. genome, the region AGTTTCTTTTCATATGCTTCGCGCGTTAGTTTTGTCCCTTTCGAATTCGTCCATTTAACATCGGCATCCGATCGAAATATCATAAAATCATGATCGATACAGCTGTATTGAATAAATGGTGCTCTTGTGGGTTTTTCGAACGCCACCCGGTAGAATTGTGGCAACAAAATCAATAAACCAATAATGGCTACAAAAATTAAAATATATCTGCTGAATTTTACCATATTACATTTCTCCTTTTCTAAATCGGTATCCCGAAAACAACAATGCAACGGATAAAAGAATTGTAAGCACAATTAACAGCGGAAGGGCAGGAGAGTAGGCTCCGGCTGCAGATGTTTGAAGGTAGATGGGCACAAAAGTAGCAGCTACTAAAAGGTATAAAAAACGATATTTCCACACCGGTTCCAACACGATTAATGCGGTTAAAAAGTAAACTGTAAATCCGCATAAAAACCAGGGCGTAACTGAAATTAATGCCGACTGAATAATCTCGACAGGAAAATAAGCCATGCTCAACCCGGTAAAAAGCAGCACAATAACCGCAGCGATTGCCAATAAGCAAAAAGCCCCGAATAGCATCATTACCAACAATGCCATATTTTCGTTAACCGGCAGATGAAATGTAAGCTTAATTCGTTTGTTTACGGTTTCCGGGAAGTACTGGGCTAAGCCAATTGCCAAAGCTCCTACAAGGGGGGCAAACTTGAATAAACCGTATTCGAAGAATCGATTTCCCTGAAAAAGGATGCTATACCAATAGTTTTCCGCTTGGCTGAATTCAAAATCGTGCTGAACTTTTAGAAATATATTTCCAACAACCAAAATGCCAAGTGCGGCGTAAATAATTGCAAACCACCTGATTTTTAGCCATTCTTTGTATAGTATTGATTTCCACATTTTGCTAGTATTTTCCGGTTAGTCCAATAAATGCATCTTCCAGGCCCATCTTTATCTGTTGAAAGTTTTTGTGTGCGATTCCATTGTTTTTAAGGAAGTTCAGAATCGTATTTTCCGACTCGTAAGTGTACAGTTCCAGCTTGTTATTCACCTTTTCGCTGTTGATGACAAAATCCTCGCTTGAAATATCGATAGCAGGATTTTCAAGTTCCAGGTAAAACTGCTTAAATTCCCGCATAAACGATTTTACATCGCGTTGGGCCAGCACACGGTTAAAATCCATAATCAGCAGATCATCGATCAAACGTTCCATATCCTGAATAATGTGCGAAGTGGTGAAAATGGTTTTGTTCTTTTCTTTGGCATATTCGCGCAGGTAGTCGATAAACAAACGGCGATAGCCGGGATCGAGTCCCATTGAAAAATCGTCGAGAATTAGCAGATCCGGATCTTGTGCCAAAATAAGCCCCAGTGCCACCTGCGAACGCTGCCCGCACGACATTGTGGAGATTTTTTGTTTTGGCGAAACCTGAAGTTTCGACAGAAGTTCCCAGTAGGGCTCATTATTCCATTTCGGGTAGAATTTTGAGTAAAATTTCTCGATTTGATGAATATTCATGAACGCATACTGAACGTGCCCTTCGATTAGAAAACCAATTCGCGCTTTGTTTTGCGGAGTTAAGTTTTGCGAATTCTCGCCATAAATCAGGCACTCTCCATTTTGCGGTTGCAGAAAACCATTCAAAATATTAATGGTAGTGGTTTTGCCTGTACCATTTTTGCCTAACAGCCCCAGAATACTTCCTTCCTTTACGTTAAAACTCAGGTTCTCGTAAACCAGCTTTTTGCCGTAGTAATGGGTGAGGTTTTTACATTCAATTGCATTCATCTGATTACGTTTATTTGTTTTAGAACATAAAGCCAAGTTTTGCAGTTAAGATTCCCATGTTTTCATTTGAATCGATTACTTCCCGGAATTCGTATCTGACTTTTAGAAATAGTTTGTCAATATTTTCGGATTTTGGCAATTTGTATGCACAATTTATTCGGG harbors:
- a CDS encoding ABC transporter ATP-binding protein yields the protein MNAIECKNLTHYYGKKLVYENLSFNVKEGSILGLLGKNGTGKTTTINILNGFLQPQNGECLIYGENSQNLTPQNKARIGFLIEGHVQYAFMNIHQIEKFYSKFYPKWNNEPYWELLSKLQVSPKQKISTMSCGQRSQVALGLILAQDPDLLILDDFSMGLDPGYRRLFIDYLREYAKEKNKTIFTTSHIIQDMERLIDDLLIMDFNRVLAQRDVKSFMREFKQFYLELENPAIDISSEDFVINSEKVNNKLELYTYESENTILNFLKNNGIAHKNFQQIKMGLEDAFIGLTGKY